In Nitrosospira briensis C-128, a genomic segment contains:
- a CDS encoding glycosyltransferase: MIDAIKQNCSTIEALFFLRHQDDNIAENQVRAVERDLSERWEVDVRASFCRREPPRNTERFDRYLKSASSFFRLPGYSEFSGTAQIAAVDDCLARNPDIVFIHRLQCMTPLMLTRQILPPVFFDIDDIEHVAMLRHLSQPPHWWRKNLAYLQLPALLWGERNAIKLSFATLVCSDLDRDKLMRLCPVGNIMTIPNAVTLPVATSPSQEPRIVMLGNYEYSPNRLGAEFFLDKVWPIISAGCPSAEAIFAGHRVEAIRHFAHPPPQVTFPGFVEDLDELYRRARIVICPILTGGGTRVKIMEAAAYGRPVVSTCIGAEGIDLIDGKEIILRDSAEDFANACTDLLKDYEMARILGLTVRSVAECRYDRSRIVAKLAGLMHQAVK; the protein is encoded by the coding sequence ATGATCGATGCGATCAAACAAAATTGCTCGACGATCGAAGCTCTGTTTTTTTTGCGCCACCAAGATGACAATATCGCGGAAAACCAAGTTCGAGCAGTCGAGCGCGATTTGTCCGAACGTTGGGAGGTGGACGTTCGCGCATCATTTTGTCGGCGCGAACCGCCGAGAAATACCGAGCGCTTTGACCGATATCTCAAATCAGCCAGTAGTTTCTTTCGACTACCGGGTTACAGCGAATTTTCAGGCACGGCTCAGATTGCTGCTGTGGATGATTGCCTTGCGCGCAATCCAGACATCGTCTTCATCCACCGGCTTCAATGTATGACGCCGTTAATGCTGACGAGACAAATTTTGCCACCGGTGTTCTTCGATATCGATGACATCGAGCATGTCGCGATGCTACGTCACTTATCGCAACCTCCGCACTGGTGGCGCAAGAATCTTGCCTACTTACAGTTGCCTGCGCTTTTATGGGGGGAACGTAACGCAATTAAATTATCGTTCGCAACTCTTGTTTGCTCTGATCTTGACCGGGATAAACTCATGCGACTTTGTCCCGTCGGAAATATCATGACGATTCCCAATGCGGTGACGCTGCCAGTAGCCACGAGCCCCTCGCAGGAGCCTAGAATCGTCATGTTGGGAAACTATGAATATTCACCCAACCGACTAGGTGCAGAGTTCTTTCTAGACAAGGTATGGCCCATAATATCTGCTGGTTGCCCTAGCGCCGAAGCTATCTTTGCCGGACATCGGGTTGAGGCAATACGGCATTTTGCGCATCCGCCGCCGCAGGTAACGTTTCCTGGATTTGTAGAAGACCTGGACGAACTCTATCGACGAGCCCGTATCGTAATATGTCCGATTCTGACAGGAGGCGGAACCAGGGTGAAGATCATGGAAGCTGCAGCTTACGGGCGTCCAGTTGTGTCAACATGCATAGGTGCTGAAGGAATCGATTTAATTGATGGAAAGGAAATTATTTTGCGAGATTCCGCCGAGGATTTTGCCAATGCCTGTACTGATCTACTTAAAGATTACGAAATGGCACGGATACTTGGGCTTACGGTACGGTCGGTCGCTGAGTGCAGGTATGATCGAAGCAGAATAGTGGCAAAGCTAGCCGGCTTGATGCACCAAGCGGTAAAGTAG
- a CDS encoding FkbM family methyltransferase yields MKIANKFKHIAYSTARLLGYEVVPSWRFETLGFTTLLTDLFQRNKINYVLDVGANTGQYVRFLRQFAGYEGRVISFEPVSHCYQSLIKKAELDPLWDTRQFALGKENSTQKINVMKSDQFSSFLQPTHKFIDGLQDLNVIDHTEEIIVKSLDEVLSEMKIDGVKEAIYLKLDTQGYDMQVIAGAKNSLQNICALQTEVSVLNIYEGMPSIEQVIVEMRNLEFDLVGMFPVNHDRNLRVIEYDAVFINRRRMNGPVSP; encoded by the coding sequence ATGAAGATCGCTAACAAATTCAAACATATCGCGTATTCCACCGCGAGGCTCCTCGGTTATGAAGTAGTGCCCAGTTGGCGGTTCGAAACGCTGGGCTTTACGACACTATTAACCGACTTGTTCCAACGCAACAAGATTAACTACGTATTGGATGTTGGGGCCAATACAGGACAATACGTTCGATTTTTGCGGCAGTTTGCGGGATATGAAGGACGCGTAATTTCTTTCGAACCCGTTTCTCATTGCTACCAATCCCTTATAAAAAAAGCTGAGTTGGACCCGCTGTGGGATACACGTCAATTTGCTTTAGGGAAGGAAAACTCAACGCAGAAAATAAACGTGATGAAATCAGATCAGTTTTCATCATTTCTCCAACCAACCCATAAGTTCATTGACGGACTGCAAGACCTCAACGTGATAGATCATACGGAGGAAATAATCGTAAAATCATTGGATGAAGTGTTGTCCGAGATGAAAATAGATGGCGTTAAGGAGGCGATTTATTTAAAGCTCGACACGCAAGGCTATGATATGCAAGTCATTGCAGGCGCAAAAAATTCTCTGCAAAATATTTGCGCGCTCCAAACTGAGGTTTCGGTACTCAATATTTATGAGGGAATGCCATCTATAGAGCAGGTCATCGTAGAAATGCGCAACCTGGAATTCGATCTCGTCGGCATGTTCCCCGTTAACCATGATCGAAATTTAAGAGTAATCGAATATGACGCAGTGTTCATTAACCGTAGGCGAATGAATGGTCCAGTCAGTCCATAA
- a CDS encoding glycosyltransferase family 2 protein, which translates to MADNPIVSVIIPTYNCEAYIAETLDSVLSQTLGNLELIVVDDGSTDRTCEIVVSHGSRVRLLTQANSGVCAARNYGIREAVGRYICLMDHDDYWFPDKLALQLEQMEGHPEVGLVYSAFIWWHPDEKGVFPDPASFERASFPLGIDEEFSGWIYHLLLLDCWILTSAALIRAEVFDKCGAYDESLPYSEDWDLWLRICREYPVIKLNQPLTLYRQHPKQGNRMARTIDYRTELLGDAATKWGLCSRDGRCITKRQFTQNIALYQREFGLWHLASGNLKTANHSLLQAWLKHPINLKTLAYVPAGLLGWRPKW; encoded by the coding sequence ATGGCAGACAATCCAATCGTTTCCGTCATTATTCCCACTTATAACTGCGAGGCGTATATCGCAGAGACGCTTGATAGCGTGCTCAGCCAGACGCTCGGCAACCTGGAATTAATCGTGGTCGACGATGGCTCCACGGATCGCACTTGTGAAATCGTCGTTTCCCATGGTTCGCGTGTTCGTCTCCTGACACAAGCCAACTCGGGCGTATGTGCAGCCCGGAATTACGGAATTCGGGAGGCGGTGGGGCGATACATTTGCTTGATGGATCACGATGACTATTGGTTTCCCGACAAGCTTGCGCTTCAGCTGGAGCAGATGGAAGGCCATCCGGAAGTCGGATTGGTCTACAGCGCGTTTATCTGGTGGCATCCGGATGAAAAAGGAGTATTTCCCGATCCTGCCAGTTTTGAACGGGCATCATTCCCACTCGGCATCGATGAGGAATTTTCTGGCTGGATATATCATCTTCTTTTGCTGGATTGCTGGATTTTGACCAGCGCGGCGTTAATACGCGCGGAAGTGTTCGATAAATGTGGGGCATACGACGAATCTCTTCCTTATAGCGAGGATTGGGATCTGTGGCTGCGTATTTGCAGGGAGTATCCCGTTATCAAGCTGAATCAGCCGTTAACCCTGTATCGTCAGCACCCGAAACAGGGAAACCGCATGGCGAGGACTATCGACTACCGGACTGAGCTGTTAGGTGATGCAGCCACGAAATGGGGCTTATGCAGCCGTGACGGCCGTTGTATTACCAAACGCCAGTTCACGCAGAATATTGCCCTCTACCAGAGGGAGTTTGGCCTTTGGCATCTGGCGTCGGGCAACCTGAAGACGGCTAATCATTCTTTACTGCAGGCTTGGCTGAAGCATCCTATCAATTTGAAAACGCTTGCATATGTTCCTGCAGGTTTACTGGGGTGGCGGCCGAAGTGGTGA
- a CDS encoding acyltransferase family protein, with the protein MIPQSVVKEHAGGFKYRAEVDGLRAIAVIPVVLFHAGFEWFSGGYIGVDVFFVISGYLITSIILSEHKAGKFSIVSFYERRARRILPPLFLVMLASLPFAWFWMTPHHLKAFSQSMVAASLFAPNIYFFLKSGYFDLDSDEKPLLHTWSLGVEEQYYIGFPLLVLLCWRWGPKALTLLVAITALVSFGLSEWASRAYPVGNFYLAPTRAWELALGSFLAIIAASGIPEQRLSLMLRNFLSVTGLLLILAPAVLYEQSTRFPGLYAVPPTLGAALIIAFANRDTLVGRFLSLRGMVGIGLISYSVYLWHQPLFAFARIYSVDKPSLLVFSALGILSIGMGYLTWQFVEKPVRDKRKFSRKQIFLSSVAGSLLFIGLGFAGHRMEGFPDRLTPEQQEIMAFGDDPENHTRGFPSEPCFLGPEQDSTSFGECTELPPSPVESVFLWGDSHAAHLYSGLKKQLAADHKVTYLTASACPPFLNSDSRAGCRDINDFVFARITKEMPDRVILAAVWGNYKWEKLEKTMQGLKKLGIKRIDIVGPVPRWHPSLPVVLTRFGVGFSELPRRTTLGLDPAVKQLDSQMKKFAEAHGANFISPYTILCDMNGCLTRVGDRVESMMHWDVSHLTQAGSEYLVSRFWQP; encoded by the coding sequence GTGATACCACAAAGCGTGGTGAAAGAGCACGCAGGGGGATTCAAATATCGCGCCGAAGTGGATGGACTGAGAGCCATCGCGGTTATCCCCGTCGTTCTTTTCCATGCTGGTTTTGAGTGGTTTAGCGGCGGCTACATCGGCGTGGACGTATTCTTTGTCATCAGCGGTTATCTCATCACCTCGATAATTCTCAGCGAGCATAAGGCCGGCAAATTTTCTATCGTGAGCTTTTATGAGCGGCGGGCGCGCCGCATCCTCCCGCCCCTGTTCCTGGTGATGCTGGCAAGTCTTCCGTTTGCCTGGTTCTGGATGACGCCGCACCACCTCAAAGCTTTCTCGCAAAGCATGGTCGCTGCCTCCCTTTTTGCACCCAATATTTATTTTTTCCTGAAGAGCGGCTACTTTGATCTCGACAGCGATGAAAAACCGCTGCTCCATACATGGAGCCTCGGCGTCGAAGAGCAATACTATATTGGCTTTCCGTTGCTCGTGCTCTTGTGCTGGAGATGGGGGCCAAAAGCACTGACATTGCTTGTCGCCATCACCGCACTGGTTTCATTCGGGCTCAGCGAATGGGCTTCGCGCGCCTATCCCGTGGGCAACTTTTATCTGGCACCCACACGGGCCTGGGAGCTTGCTTTGGGCTCCTTCCTTGCGATCATTGCGGCGAGCGGCATACCTGAACAGCGCCTGAGCCTGATGCTGCGCAACTTCCTCAGCGTCACAGGTCTCCTGCTGATTCTTGCACCCGCTGTCCTCTACGAACAGTCAACCCGATTCCCGGGTTTATACGCGGTGCCACCGACGCTCGGCGCAGCGCTGATTATCGCTTTCGCTAATCGTGATACCCTGGTTGGCAGGTTCCTTTCATTGCGCGGAATGGTCGGTATCGGGCTTATCTCATACAGCGTCTACCTGTGGCACCAACCCCTGTTCGCATTCGCCCGCATCTATAGCGTAGACAAACCATCCCTGCTGGTTTTTTCCGCCTTGGGCATTCTTTCCATAGGCATGGGATATCTTACCTGGCAGTTCGTCGAGAAACCGGTCAGGGACAAACGAAAATTCTCTCGCAAGCAGATCTTTCTTTCGTCCGTGGCCGGTTCGCTGCTCTTTATCGGGTTGGGCTTCGCCGGACACCGCATGGAAGGATTTCCTGATCGGCTCACTCCAGAACAGCAAGAAATCATGGCTTTTGGCGACGACCCCGAAAATCACACAAGGGGGTTCCCGAGCGAGCCCTGTTTCCTGGGGCCGGAGCAGGACAGTACCTCGTTTGGGGAATGCACCGAACTCCCGCCTTCCCCTGTCGAATCCGTGTTCCTATGGGGGGATTCCCACGCAGCACACCTGTATTCCGGTCTAAAAAAACAGCTCGCGGCAGACCATAAAGTTACCTACCTGACAGCCAGCGCTTGCCCCCCATTCCTCAATAGCGACTCCAGAGCGGGTTGCCGCGATATCAATGATTTTGTTTTCGCGAGAATCACTAAAGAGATGCCCGATCGCGTTATTCTCGCAGCGGTATGGGGCAACTACAAATGGGAAAAGCTCGAGAAAACCATGCAGGGGCTGAAAAAGCTGGGAATCAAGCGGATAGATATCGTAGGCCCCGTGCCCAGGTGGCATCCTTCCCTACCCGTTGTTCTAACCCGCTTCGGCGTGGGTTTTTCCGAGCTGCCTCGACGTACCACGCTTGGGTTGGACCCTGCGGTAAAGCAACTCGATTCGCAGATGAAAAAATTTGCTGAAGCGCATGGAGCTAACTTCATTTCACCATACACCATTTTGTGCGATATGAATGGTTGTCTCACAAGGGTTGGCGATCGCGTTGAATCGATGATGCATTGGGATGTCTCGCATCTGACACAAGCCGGCTCAGAGTATCTGGTTTCCCGCTTCTGGCAGCCATGA
- a CDS encoding glycosyltransferase family 2 protein: MKIVAILASYNEQKFIRACLEHYLQQGIEVYLLDNDSTDKTLDIAREYLGRNLIGIERIPRHGMYQWQKILMRKEELADEIEADWLMHADPDEIRVAPTSAHTLAEAIAEVDQKGYNAVNFMEYTFLPVRESPDHDNAEFQETMRWYYPFAQRHPHRLNAWKKQSRCWPGAKAFLSELARNHRTTPSVNLRDTGGHVVQFAGIHPYPVDFKLKHYIVLSLEHAIQKYVKKSFDPKEIAGSHGWRATAKEHEFLLPSKSQMRLYTSDDELDADGPLKEHLLVQQ, encoded by the coding sequence ATGAAAATCGTCGCCATACTAGCCAGTTACAACGAGCAGAAATTTATCCGCGCTTGCCTCGAGCACTACCTTCAACAGGGGATAGAAGTCTATCTGCTGGATAATGACTCCACGGACAAAACGCTGGACATCGCCCGTGAGTACCTTGGCCGCAACCTGATCGGTATCGAGCGAATCCCCCGCCACGGCATGTATCAGTGGCAGAAAATCCTCATGCGCAAGGAGGAGCTGGCGGATGAGATTGAAGCCGACTGGCTAATGCATGCGGATCCGGATGAAATCCGGGTTGCGCCAACCTCGGCCCACACCCTGGCAGAAGCCATCGCGGAAGTGGACCAGAAAGGCTACAACGCCGTGAATTTTATGGAATATACCTTTCTGCCCGTGCGTGAGTCGCCCGATCACGATAATGCGGAATTTCAGGAAACGATGCGCTGGTATTATCCTTTTGCCCAGCGCCACCCGCATCGATTAAATGCCTGGAAAAAACAGAGCCGGTGCTGGCCCGGCGCCAAGGCTTTTTTAAGCGAGTTGGCGCGAAACCACCGGACGACACCATCGGTGAATCTGCGCGATACCGGTGGGCATGTGGTTCAATTCGCAGGGATACATCCCTACCCGGTGGACTTCAAGCTGAAACATTACATCGTGCTGAGCCTTGAACATGCAATCCAGAAGTATGTGAAGAAATCTTTTGATCCTAAAGAAATAGCGGGTTCCCATGGCTGGCGCGCGACGGCCAAGGAGCATGAGTTTCTATTGCCTTCCAAATCCCAGATGCGCCTTTATACGTCGGATGATGAGCTGGATGCGGACGGCCCACTCAAAGAGCATTTGCTGGTGCAGCAATAA
- a CDS encoding phenylacetate--CoA ligase family protein, whose translation MSLYTSLISSLVFPLHERIKNHSSVAVRKEMELSQWWDTKRLEALQLLKLQRLLAHVETSVPYYRDMFASVGFKAADVHSLADLSRLPLLDKPKIRAHTEALKSANGRDLSRFNTGGSSGEPLIFYISKERVGHDVAAKWRATRWWNVDIGDPEVVIWGSPIELGAQDGLRALRDKLLRTRLLPAFEMSAQKLDRFLHEIRAIRPKMLFGYPSALSHIARHAEARGCRMDDLGINVAFVTSERLYDEQRQQISRIFGCPVANGYGGRDAGFIAHECPEGGMHITAEDIIVEIVDQQGTPLPCGEAGEIIVTHLATGDFPFIRYRTGDIGVLGSKPCICGRGLPLLKEIQGRSTDFLVAQNGTVIHGLALIYILRDLPQIRNFKIIQENLNLTRVWVVSDERLEVGLTSKIKEGFKARLGQGVEIVVEEVNEIPLEKSGKFRYVVSKVVSG comes from the coding sequence ATGAGCTTATATACATCACTGATCTCCAGCCTTGTTTTCCCCCTTCACGAGCGCATCAAAAATCACAGCAGCGTTGCGGTTCGCAAAGAGATGGAGCTATCGCAATGGTGGGATACAAAACGTCTGGAAGCGCTCCAGCTTCTCAAACTGCAGCGGCTTCTTGCCCACGTCGAGACAAGCGTCCCCTATTACCGCGACATGTTCGCAAGCGTTGGGTTCAAGGCGGCAGACGTGCACAGCCTCGCAGACCTGTCACGCCTGCCTCTTCTGGATAAACCCAAAATTCGCGCCCACACCGAAGCGCTGAAGTCCGCAAATGGCCGAGACCTCTCCCGCTTTAACACCGGCGGCTCCAGCGGCGAACCGCTGATTTTTTATATCAGCAAAGAGCGTGTTGGGCATGATGTCGCCGCCAAGTGGCGCGCTACACGCTGGTGGAACGTGGATATCGGCGACCCCGAGGTTGTCATCTGGGGTTCACCCATTGAACTTGGCGCCCAGGACGGCCTTCGCGCACTTCGCGACAAGCTGCTCAGGACCCGCCTGCTCCCCGCCTTCGAAATGTCTGCGCAAAAGCTCGATCGGTTCCTGCATGAAATCCGAGCCATTCGCCCTAAAATGCTTTTCGGCTATCCCTCCGCGCTATCGCATATCGCCCGCCATGCAGAGGCCCGCGGGTGCCGGATGGACGACTTGGGCATCAACGTCGCATTCGTTACTTCAGAACGCCTTTACGACGAGCAGCGCCAGCAGATCAGCAGAATATTCGGATGCCCGGTGGCCAATGGCTATGGGGGGCGCGACGCTGGTTTTATCGCCCATGAATGCCCGGAGGGCGGCATGCATATTACCGCAGAGGATATCATCGTCGAGATTGTGGATCAGCAGGGTACGCCGCTGCCCTGTGGAGAGGCCGGAGAAATTATCGTCACCCATCTGGCCACCGGGGATTTTCCCTTCATCCGCTACCGTACCGGCGATATCGGCGTACTGGGCAGCAAGCCTTGCATTTGTGGAAGAGGTCTTCCTCTGCTCAAGGAAATCCAGGGCCGCAGTACCGATTTTCTTGTTGCGCAAAATGGCACGGTTATCCACGGCCTGGCGCTCATTTATATCCTGCGTGACCTGCCCCAGATACGCAACTTCAAGATCATCCAGGAAAATCTGAATCTGACGCGTGTATGGGTGGTTTCGGATGAAAGGCTGGAAGTCGGGCTGACCAGTAAAATCAAGGAAGGGTTCAAGGCCAGGCTAGGCCAGGGAGTGGAAATCGTTGTCGAAGAAGTGAATGAAATTCCGCTGGAAAAATCGGGCAAGTTTCGTTACGTGGTGAGTAAAGTTGTTTCAGGCTAA
- a CDS encoding class I SAM-dependent methyltransferase, whose amino-acid sequence MQKDKLLRYLFNRYMSWRLDSLLYPAYPILLDYPINSQPRYGYGKPPHTLLKNLIDSNRNKYASLLHSFQEFSGDLAAISNENPENTGAPIWCNPYFMGLDAAALYSLVRLKKPAIFFEIGSGNSTKFARRAITDHGLDTQIISCDPYPRVEIDAICDQVIRSPVEDIAPAVFDQLQAGDILFVDNSHRVFMNSDATVVFLDILPRLKKGVIVQIHDIFLPLDYPPQWIERHYSEQYLLAALLLADGPKFNVLLPNVFVSQDEQLSKEIQPLWDHHEMHKAYKHALTHMFGFQGFSFWLETNR is encoded by the coding sequence ATGCAAAAAGATAAACTTCTACGTTATCTCTTCAATCGTTATATGTCGTGGCGTCTGGATTCGTTGCTCTATCCAGCATACCCAATCCTGTTGGACTATCCGATCAACAGCCAACCTCGATATGGTTATGGTAAACCGCCTCATACGCTATTGAAAAATCTCATCGACAGCAATAGAAATAAATATGCAAGTTTACTTCATTCTTTCCAGGAATTTAGCGGTGATTTAGCCGCAATTTCCAATGAAAATCCCGAGAACACAGGTGCTCCAATCTGGTGCAATCCTTACTTCATGGGTTTGGACGCAGCAGCTTTGTATAGCTTGGTGCGATTAAAGAAACCTGCAATTTTTTTCGAGATCGGATCTGGTAATTCGACCAAATTTGCGCGGAGAGCAATTACCGATCATGGGCTGGACACTCAAATCATATCGTGTGACCCATATCCGCGTGTTGAAATAGATGCTATATGCGATCAAGTGATTCGTAGTCCAGTAGAAGATATCGCCCCTGCCGTGTTCGATCAATTGCAAGCGGGGGATATCTTGTTTGTGGATAATTCCCATAGAGTATTTATGAACTCTGACGCAACAGTTGTATTTCTTGACATCCTTCCTAGGCTAAAAAAGGGCGTCATTGTCCAAATTCATGATATTTTCCTGCCGTTGGACTACCCGCCTCAGTGGATAGAAAGGCACTACTCCGAGCAATATTTATTGGCAGCATTGCTTCTCGCCGATGGACCCAAATTCAACGTTCTATTGCCGAATGTCTTTGTGAGTCAAGACGAGCAGCTTAGCAAGGAAATTCAGCCATTATGGGATCATCACGAAATGCACAAAGCATATAAGCATGCACTTACACATATGTTCGGGTTTCAGGGATTTTCGTTTTGGCTGGAAACAAACCGTTAA
- a CDS encoding sulfotransferase family protein: MKENNALIILGMHRSGTSLLTGLLSQVGVKMGKRLYAPQKGVNEKGFWEHEDIVDTHDELLLNLGTQWDDLLPLRDKWWEDQAIQPFVTRLDKLVRRDFSDAYAWALKDPRMCRLLPLWIPILEARQAKPIFICMNRNPFEVVASLQKRDGFSKEKALVLWLSHSLSAEFHSRGLPRIFVDFDQVVKNPVEVLSRIEREANLVFPITVREAKENINGFVSPGLRHHQADAAPKHAYEGLSSMAHELHRIFTVMAIENNGHYEQIDKIAADFMAYQKKWNVELLEQIRNLNQEHADYRIKFFRIYTSWSWLLVKPFWLIEKVLRKY, translated from the coding sequence GTGAAAGAGAACAACGCATTGATCATTTTAGGCATGCATCGTAGCGGTACTTCGCTGCTGACGGGGTTGCTGAGCCAGGTTGGCGTCAAGATGGGGAAGCGCCTGTATGCGCCCCAGAAAGGTGTTAACGAAAAAGGATTCTGGGAACATGAAGATATTGTCGATACCCACGATGAATTACTATTGAACCTGGGCACGCAGTGGGATGATTTGTTGCCTTTGCGCGACAAATGGTGGGAGGATCAAGCGATTCAGCCATTTGTTACCCGATTGGACAAGCTGGTGAGACGGGATTTTTCGGACGCTTATGCCTGGGCGCTGAAGGACCCGCGGATGTGCCGGCTGCTGCCCTTATGGATTCCCATCCTTGAAGCCCGGCAGGCCAAGCCAATTTTTATCTGCATGAACAGGAATCCCTTCGAGGTGGTTGCGTCCTTACAAAAACGAGATGGGTTTTCCAAGGAAAAAGCGCTGGTTTTATGGTTGAGCCACTCGCTATCCGCCGAGTTTCATTCAAGGGGGTTGCCAAGGATTTTTGTCGATTTTGATCAGGTTGTAAAGAATCCTGTCGAGGTATTGTCAAGAATAGAGCGGGAGGCAAATCTTGTCTTCCCGATAACCGTAAGAGAAGCAAAAGAAAACATTAACGGTTTCGTCTCCCCCGGCCTGCGCCACCATCAGGCCGATGCGGCGCCGAAGCATGCGTATGAGGGATTATCATCGATGGCACATGAGTTGCACCGTATCTTCACCGTAATGGCCATTGAGAATAATGGCCATTACGAGCAGATCGATAAAATCGCGGCGGATTTCATGGCTTATCAGAAAAAATGGAATGTGGAATTACTTGAACAGATCCGTAATCTCAATCAGGAACATGCAGACTACAGGATCAAGTTTTTCCGGATTTATACTTCCTGGAGCTGGTTGCTCGTCAAGCCTTTCTGGCTGATAGAGAAAGTATTGCGCAAGTATTGA
- a CDS encoding lipopolysaccharide biosynthesis protein, which translates to MASFRVSLAYSYLNKYVTLVIHFGTSIVMARLLTPADIGIYTVAAVFVGLGHLLREFGINEYVVQEKDLTPNRIRAAFTLNLLFGWSIALILYFARTPIGNFYNSEGIREVIGLLCINFLLVPIGAITFAHIRREMRFHHTMVIQVASTVASAVVGILAALAGEAYRSLVWSAIAGTLTSVIFTLVYRPPGMLLLPGFREIPHVFAFCRYAGPRQLITHAGQTAPDWILGKLLDMSAVGLYSRALGTINIFNKAFLEGLWGVILPHFSKQHRDEAIDKDQYLFLVDCITAVAWPFFATLAVLSEPVIRILFGEQWLESVPVLRILCLGAMFVYTTVLVDQVLISTGRIRSSFRIILAIQVLMVISVLISAPYGLIWVAVATAAVNLVQLCIYQIIGQRAFNINFKAFARIYIKNIMLTCATAVPSLIAVLTLNSSPFVFFPHMVAVVAVTGLIWIGLIWLLKSPLSTELIKMLSHIKTWRAAKVGGGSPR; encoded by the coding sequence GTGGCTAGTTTTAGAGTATCACTGGCTTATTCATACCTGAACAAATATGTGACGCTCGTCATTCATTTCGGGACGAGCATCGTAATGGCGCGCTTGCTTACGCCGGCCGACATCGGCATTTACACTGTCGCGGCAGTGTTTGTGGGGCTGGGCCATTTGCTGCGAGAGTTTGGCATCAACGAATATGTTGTGCAGGAAAAGGATTTGACGCCCAATCGTATCCGGGCAGCCTTTACCCTGAACTTATTATTCGGCTGGAGTATAGCCCTTATCCTGTATTTTGCCCGAACGCCAATAGGCAACTTTTACAACAGCGAGGGCATTCGCGAAGTTATCGGCCTGTTGTGCATCAACTTCCTGCTAGTGCCGATCGGTGCGATTACGTTTGCTCACATCCGGCGTGAAATGCGGTTTCACCATACGATGGTGATTCAGGTCGCTAGCACGGTTGCTTCGGCGGTGGTTGGCATACTTGCCGCTCTCGCTGGCGAAGCCTACCGTAGTCTCGTCTGGAGCGCCATTGCCGGCACCTTGACCAGCGTCATTTTCACCCTCGTATATCGCCCGCCGGGCATGTTGCTGCTGCCAGGCTTTCGCGAGATACCCCACGTTTTCGCTTTTTGCCGCTATGCCGGCCCTCGACAGCTCATCACCCATGCTGGGCAGACCGCACCGGACTGGATACTCGGAAAACTATTGGACATGAGCGCGGTGGGCTTATATAGTCGCGCATTGGGCACAATTAATATTTTCAATAAAGCATTTTTGGAAGGACTGTGGGGCGTCATATTACCCCACTTTTCAAAACAGCATCGCGACGAGGCCATAGATAAGGACCAGTATCTATTTTTGGTAGACTGCATTACCGCGGTTGCCTGGCCTTTCTTTGCGACGCTCGCTGTACTGTCTGAGCCGGTGATACGAATCTTATTTGGCGAGCAATGGCTGGAATCGGTGCCCGTGTTGCGCATCCTCTGCCTCGGGGCCATGTTCGTTTATACGACGGTGCTGGTGGATCAGGTTTTGATATCCACTGGCCGCATCCGCAGTTCCTTTCGAATCATTCTCGCTATCCAGGTGCTAATGGTTATATCGGTATTGATTTCAGCCCCATATGGCCTGATTTGGGTTGCCGTAGCGACGGCGGCGGTCAACTTGGTTCAGCTTTGCATTTATCAAATTATTGGTCAGCGTGCCTTCAATATAAATTTTAAGGCGTTCGCGCGCATTTATATCAAAAATATCATGCTAACCTGCGCGACAGCCGTTCCCTCACTCATTGCGGTTCTAACCTTGAACAGCTCACCATTTGTTTTTTTTCCCCATATGGTGGCAGTGGTTGCAGTGACGGGTCTTATCTGGATAGGGTTAATTTGGTTACTTAAGTCGCCTCTGTCGACGGAATTAATCAAAATGCTGTCACACATAAAAACATGGCGCGCCGCTAAAGTGGGTGGCGGATCACCTCGGTGA